In Myxococcales bacterium, the genomic window ATCAGCGCTCGTTGCCGCTTCTTCTTGGAGGTGAACCGCACCAAGCCTCAGAGAATCGAGCAAGCTGCGCGCCAGCGCACCCAGCCCTCACCCCGCCCGCTCCACCAACCGCACGAGCGACCCAATGATGCGATTGAACGTCCCGCGCATCTCGTCGTCGAGCGGTGCGACGTAGCCGAATGCATCGGCGAGCTCTAGGCACGCGAGCATCTCCCGCGCTGACCCGAGTGCGACGTGGTACTTCGCGGCGCGATTGCGCCCCCTCGAGTACATGCCCTCGGCCAAGTTCAAACCAACGCTGGCGGAGCAGCGCCGCAGCTGCCGCCCGCGCCCGGTCCTTGCGATCGATGACGGCCATGACACCCCGCAGCTGACGAACGACCCCCAGCACCTCCGAATGGATCCGCAACATTCTCATCTCTCTCTCTGCTCCAAGGAGCGACCGCGATCCCCCGCCGCGCGCAGACCGGGTCCAGGCTCGCGCGAGCGAAGCGAGCGCGACCGCGGCGAGAGGCCCCCCGCCCAACCCCCACCCCACATCGCGTTCCCTCTGCCCTCTGCCCCCTGCACCCGCGCCCGGTCCTTGCGATCGATGACGGCCATGACGCCCCGCAGCTGACGAACGACCTCCAGCACCTCCGAATGGATCCGCAACATTCTCATCTCTCTCTGCTCCAAGGAGCGACCACGATCCCCCGCCGCGCGCAGACCGTGTCCAGGCTCGCGCGACCGCGGCGAGAGCCCCCCCGCCCAACCCCCACCCCACATCGCCTTCCCCCTGCCCCTTGCCCCCTGCACCCGCGCACTCTCATCGCCGCGCATGCGCGGCCGCGCGCCGCCCCTCGCCGAACAACGCGGCCACCTCGCAGCCCCCTCCGCCGCCCAGCGCGCCCGGTTCATTGGTGCGCCCAATTCCTGCGCCCAGACGCGTGAACCCGGCCCCTGATTTCAGGCTGAGCTAGGCACTCTTTTCGCGCTGTGAGATATATCCCGCTCGATGAGCGAAGGCCCCACTCGCGCCCGGCCACTGCCGACGGTCGTTCGATACGCAAAGGTGCGGGCGACCGTGACGCGGGGCCCAAACAAGGGCCTCTACTTCGAGAGCGCCGGCACGCAGATCCGCATCGGCACCGCCGCCGAAAACGATCTGGTGCTGACCGACGACACCGTCTCGCGCCGCCACGCGGAGATGCAGCCGACACCACTCGGAATGCGCGTGCGCGACGTCGAGAGCACGAACGGCATCGTGCTGGGTGGCGTGCGCCTGAAAGACGGGTTCGTGACGGGCGACTTTCAGATCGCCCTCGGCGAGACCTGGATCGCCGTGCAGTGGCTGGGCGAGACCGTCGACCGTGAACAAGTCCAGACGGACCGCTTCGGCGACGTGCTCGGCCGCGCGCCCAGCATGCGCGAGCTGTTCGCGGATCTCGAGCGCATCGCACCGAGCGAGGTCTCGCTGCTGATCGAGGGTGAGACCGGCACGGGCAAAGATCTGATCGCGGAGAGCGTGCACGCGGAGAGCGCGCGCTCGAGCGGGCCGTTCGTGGTGTTCGACTGCGGCGCCGTCGCCCCGACCATGGTGGAGAGCGAGCTGTTCGGACACGAACGCGGGGCGTTCACCGGCGCCCATGCGACGCACCTGGGTGTGTTCGAACAAGCCAACGGTGGCACGCTGTTCATCGACGAGATCGGGGAGCTGCCGCTGGAGCTCCAGCCGAAGTTGCTGCGGGCGCTGGAGAAGCGCGAGATCCGGCGCGTCGGCGGCCGCTCGACCATCGGCGTGGACGTGCGCATCATCGCCGCCACGAACCGCAACCTGCGCTCCGAGATCCAGCAGAACCGCTTCCGTCAGGATCTGTACTTCCGCCTGGCAACCACCCACGCAGCGGTGCCCCCGCTGCGCGACCGCATGGAAGATCTCGAGCTCCTGGTCGAGTGGTTCCTGAGCCTGGAGAGCCCCCCGCGTCGGCTCGCGGACGTGCCGGCTCACGTATGGGAGATGTTCAAGGCGCATCGCTGGCCCGGCAACGTGCGCGAGCTGCGCAACGCCGTGCAGCGGCTGACCGTGACGCCGGACCGCCCGCTTCACCATGATCAGATGCAGAGCGCACCGGGGCCGGCGGGCGGAGTGCCGGCGCGAAGCTGGTTCGTCGACGGCTCGGTCGTTCCGCTGCGTGTGGCTCGGCGTGAGGCGGGGGACGACTTCGAGCTCGCGTACCTGGAATTCGTGCTGCAGCGCTCGGGCGGCAACGTGACCCGGGCCGCCGCGCTGTCCGAGGTTTCGCGACAGATGATGCAGAAGCTCATGCGCAAACACGGCATGGGCGAAGGGCGCTGATTCCGCTCGACGGCACGTCCCGGAGAAATCTGGGATAATAACTCGGTCATGTCCGAGACGGGCCCCGTGATGGATCTCACCGTCCTCGGTGAGATCGCCAGCGGTGGCATGGGGGCCGTCGAGCTGGCGCGCCTCGCCGATCGGGACGGCGAGCGCTTCGTCGCGGTCAAGCGCATGCACCCGGAGTACTCGCGCGACACCGAGTTCGTCCGGATGTTTCGCGACGAGATCTGGCTGACCGGCGCACTCAGCCACCCGAACGTCGTGGGCCTGGTGGGTTTTGGCGAGGACAACGACGGCCCGTACCTGGTGATGGAATACGTGGACGGTGTGGCGCTCGCTCGCATCGCGCTGACCGGTCGCCGCGCCGATGAGCCAATCCCCGTCGAGCTCGTTGCGTACGCCGCCGCGCGAGCCGCCGAGGGCCTGCACGCCGCGCACATCCTCGCGGGCGAAGACGGCCGCCCCCTCGACATCGTCCACCGCGACGTCACACCCAGCAACATCCTGGTCGGCTTCGACGGCAGCGTGAAGCTCACCGATTTCGGCATCGCCAAGGCGACCGGAAAGAGCTCCCACACCCGCACCGGGATCATCAAGGGCAAGATCGGCTACATGTCGCCGGAGTACGCGGCGCGCAAACCCGTGGACGGACGCGCCGATCTCTACTCGCTCGGCATCGTCATGTTCGAGCTGATCACGGGGAAATTGCCGTTTGCGGCCAAGGGGGATCTGGAGCTGTTGAAGCTGGTGGCTTACGCCAACACTCCGCCGCTCGCGTCGCTGAAAGAGGACGTGGATCCGGAGCTCGCGGCGATCGTGGATCACTTGCTGGTGAAGGACCCTGGGGCGCGCCTCCCGGACGGGGCCGCGGTCGCCGCCGCGCTCGACGCTTGGCTCGCGGCTCGGGGCAAGGACACGAGCACGCTTCGGCAGGAGCTGTCGGACTACGCGACTCGGCACGCGGGCACGACCCGCAAGAAGCTGGCCTCGATGCTGGAGGACGACGCGAGCACCGTGCCGGGGGATGCCGATGCACCAAAGCGCCCGCGCTTCGAGACGCGGACGTTCACCCTGTTCAAGCGCCCGAAGTTGCGCGCGCCCCGCGAGTCGAGACCCGAGCCCGACGATCGACCGCGCACACGCCGTGTCGCCGTATCGGGTTATCCGCCGCCTCCTTCGGACGCACCGGGGATCCCGGCGCTGGCCAGCGGTCGTGGGGTTCATGCCGCTCGGGCGCACTCGAGCGACGACGCGAGTGTCGATGCCGGCGCACGGGTCTCGCACGCACCGCCACCGGTCACCTCGACGAGTCGCCACTCCTCCGCGGTCGTCGGCGGTGTGATCGTGGGCAGCGTGGCCGCCCTCGTGCTCGTCATCGCATCCGTGCTGGCAACGTCGAGGGAGCCCCAGTCTCGGGACGAACCCGAGCCGTCCCAGGCCATCGGCGCCACGGAGCCGGCGCTCCCGGTCAGCGCGACCGAAGAGCCGACTCAGGTTTCCGCGCTCGCCCCCGAAGCGCCGACCTCGGCCGCTTCGGCGGACTTTTCAGCCCCGGGGGCTACCGCCTCCGCAGCGCCGAAGCCCGCGAAGTCCAAGCCGTCGCCGCAAGCTGGTAAGCCCAAGCCGTCCCCCGGTAAAGTGACGGGGACCAACAAAGGGACCAAACCCTGTACACCCGACAGCTTCGACTACCCGGGGTGTCTCAAGCGCTGAGACGGGCGCTCCACGTGACCGAGTCCTTCGCGCTCGTCGCCTTGTTGTCGGCGACGGTTCGGGCCGAGGTTCCCGCTTGTCCGAGCCACACCGGCAACCCGGACGAGATGGAAGAAAAAGGCAGGGCTCTGTTCGAGGAGGCGCTGCGACGTGAGCCGGCGGATCCGCGCGCTGCGCTGGAGATCTTGTCGTGTGTGCAGCGCATCGCCGACAAACCGGCGGTGTCATTGCGCGTCGGTCTGATCTCCGAGCGGCTGGGTAACAAACGAGCTGCCGCGGAGTCCTTCGAGCGATATCTCGCACTCGCGGGGGACACGGCGCCGGATCGCGAAGCAATGCTCGCGCACATCGCAACGCTGCGCGCCGAGGTTTCGGCGGCGCGGCCAACGCCCCGCGAAGCTCCCCCCGAAGAACCGCCGCCGGCGAGGCCGCCCAAGCGGGACACACAGAGCTCTCCGACCGCGGGTTACGTGACCCTCGCGGCCGGCGGTGTGTTGATGATCGTCGGCGGGGTGCTGCTCGTGTCGGCGAAGAATCGCAACGACACGGTGCACGATCTGAAGGCCGGCGAGACTCACTGGAACAGCGCCGAAGCCAAGGGTGAAATCGACAGCGCAAAGCGCGAGCAGACCCTCGGTTTCATCGGCCTCGCCGCCGGAGCGTTGGCCAGCGGCATCGGCGTCTACCTGGTGCTCGACAAACAAAGCGGCGTGAGCGCCTCGGCCCGGGTCGGTCCGCGCTCGACCGCCGCGACGCTCAACGTCCGCTTCTGAGGCATCGAAACGGCGTGGCCAACCTGCTCCTGGTCCTCGTGTGCCTGGTGGCAGGCGCGCTCGCGAGAATGAGCGGGCGCCTTCCGGCCAGCACACCCGAGGTGCTGACGCGCGTGGTGATCGATCTCGCACTGCCGGCGCTCACGCTGGTCACGCTGCAGAAGCTCTCCCTCGGCCCAGGCGGTCTGACGGAGCTGGGCGCCGCGCTCGCGACACCCGTGTTGATCTTCGCGGTCGCGTGGCTGTTGCTCGGCTTGGCCGGGCGTGTACTCGGTTGGTCGCGCAAGGTGACCGCGTGTCTGCTGCTCACGGCGGGTCTCGCCAACACTTCGTTCGTCGGCTTTCCGCTGATCGAGGCGCTGTATGGACCGGCGGGACTGGCGCGGGCCATCCTGGTCGATCAGGGGCAGTTCCTGGTGCTCGCGACCGCTGGCATCGTGACCGCAGGTTGGGGAAGAGGAGAAGCGCGCCCGAGCGTCACAGCGCTGCTCCGCCGCCTGATCGCCTTTCCGCCGTTCGTGGCCTTCGTGCTCGCCGTTGCCCTGCGCGGCACGACCTTCCCACCGTTCCTGACCGCCCTGCTCGAAAAACTCGCGCAGCTGGTGGTCCCGCTCGCGCTCCTGGCGGTCGGTTGGCAACTCCGTGTCGACATGCGCGGGCTTCGCAAACACGCGCGTCCGCTCGGGCTTGGGCTCGTGGTGCGTTTGTTCGTTGCACCGCTGATCGTGATGCTCGTCTTCAGGCGTGTTCTGGGCATGTCGGGGCTCGTCGCGGACGTTGCGATCACGGAGGCCGCGATGGCGCCGATGATCACCGGCGCCATCTTGGCCATGGAATCGGAGCTGGAACCCCGGCTCGCCACCCTGATGGTCGGCGTCGGGGTTCCGCTCTCGCTCGTGACGGTGCCCGCGTGGGCCTGGGTGCTCGGCCTGCCGTAGACCGGGCTACGGATTGACCACGAAGCGACGCTCGCCGTTCTCGAAGAACGCGACGATCTGCCGCGCGGCCGCCAGGCCCGCGTTCACGTTGGCCTCGCCGGTCTGCGCCCCGAGCTTGACGGGCGTGACGTAGTGACGCGCCGCGTACTTCTCTTTGAGCGTCGCCAGGGTCTCCGCCGCCGGCGCGATGTCACTCACGTAGCGGAAGTCGGGGCGCTCTTCGAAGACCGCCAGCAGCTCCGGCTCGTTGATCACTTCCTTGCGGGCGGTGTTGATCAGCGTTGCGCCCTTCGGCATGGCGAGCAATCGGGCCTTGCCGATTGAGCCCTTGGTCTCGGTCGTGGCAGGGATGTGCAGCGACACGTACTGGCAGCGCTCGTACAGCGCCTCCACCGATGCCGCCGGTTCGACCCCCAGCGCGGTCATTGCCTCGGGACCAACGAACGGATCGAACGCCGACACCGTCATCCCGAAACCCTTGGCGATACCCGCCACCGCACGTCCCACCGCGCCGAAGGCATGCAGCCCGAGGGTCTTGCCCTTGAGCTCGGTGCCCGTGGTGCCGTCGTACAGGTTGCGCGCGACCATCACCATCATGCCCGCCACCAGCTCGGCGACGGCGTTGGCGTTCTGGCCCGGCGTGTTCATGACGGCGACGCCGCGCTCCTTCGCGGTCTTGATGTCGACGTTGTCGTAGCCGGCACCTGCGCGCACCACGAGCGCGAGCTTGCTGGCCCCCGCCAGCACCTCTTTGTCCACGATGTCACTGCGGATGATCAGCGCGTCCGCGTTCTTCGCGGCTTCGACCAACGGCGCCTTCCCGGAGTATTTTTCCAGGGCGACCGCCTCGTATTTGGCCTGCTTCAAGATCGCGAGGATCTGGTCGCGTGCTGCGGCTGCGAACGGTTTCTCGGTGGCGAGAACGACATGTTTGGACACGAGGAGGCCTCCTTCGGTTGGCGCTTTGGTAGCGCGACCGACCCCGCCCCGCAACCGACGATCGTCAGCGATCACTGGCCTGCGCAGGGATTGCGCAGACGCTCAACCCCACTCGCAGATGTACTCGCAAAAGTCGTCGCCCCGGGCCCGGCATTTGCTGTGGGTGACGCGCGGTGAGCGCCCCCCGCACATCTCGATGGCCTTCTCGTGCCAGCCGATCACGGTGAGACAGTCGTAGGTCGAGTAGGTCTTGCTCTGCAGCGTGCGCAGGATGGCCTTCTTCGCGCCCTGTGCGTGGTACGTGCGCGACCCCGTGTCGTAGTACAGACGGTAGATTGCCGAAGCACTGCGCAAGAGCCCGTGCGGATCCTGGCCCTCGACAAATAGCTTCTGGGTGTCACCCAGGTTGAACTCCGCCGAGCGGGCGCCGAACTGTTTGAACAGCTCGTCACCGCCGCCCAGCTCGGCGGCGATCGCCGCGTCCATGCGCTCCCCGGCATCGAACGGATACCAGCCACCCGACTGGACGCTGCCCCCGAACAACTTCTGATCGGCCTCGGGCAAGGCGCCGATCACGCGCTTCACCGCCTCGTCGCCCTTCGTGCGTCGCACCAGGGCGAGGCGCGAGAGCACCACGCTGCCTCGGATTGAGCCGTTCGGGATCACGCGCCGGTGAGCGTAACCGAATCCCTCGACGCCGGCGCTGATTTTTCCTGCCGACTCGCCATCAGCTGGGTTCCACCAGGCTCTGGCGCTCGACGCTGCCGTCGAGGGTCGCCCCCGCGACCGTCACGTACAGGTGGCCGTCGGTGTGCGTCAGCTCGAAGCTCGAGTTGCGGTCGAGCTTCGCTTCGAGGGCGTCGACCAGCCGGGGATCGATGAAGAACACTTCGATGGCGGCAACCTTGTGGATGCCGGCCGCGTCCTTCCGGAGCAACGCCAGGTCCGAGGTCGTGTAGAGCAGGACCTTCGGCGCCGCTTTGCTCGCTTTGTGCAGCCGCTCCGCCGCCGGGGAGCCGATGTCGATCCACGCGAGCAAGAGCCCCGTCGGGTCGTACACGGAGATGGGCGGCTCATCCGTCGACGAGATCCCACCCTTGCTGAACTGAATGCCTTCTTCGTAAGAGAGGCAGTAGGCGAGCGTGCGGGTGATCAAGTACCGCATGTTTTCGGACGGGTGCCGCGCGAGCCGTAGATCGAGGGTCGTGTACACCCCCCGGTCGACGTCCGAGACGTTGACCTGCCAGCGGTAGATGGTTGCAGAGAGCGCCATCGTTCGCGGCTCAGCCGGCGCTCGGCCAGTCGGCGCCGATCCACGTCAATGCTTCCTGCAAGCGCTCGGCGCTCTTGGCGTCGAAGTAGTGACCGACCTTGCCCATGCTGAAGTAGCGCGCGTCGAAGCCGGCGCCGGCAAGCCGCTTCGCTGTCCGGCGGAGCTTTTGTGAGGTGCCGTCGAGCTCACCGGCCACCAGCGCCAGCCGCTCTACCCCCGCTTTTTTCAGGTGCGCGAGGCTCGGGTCGGTGCTCGCGTTGACGATCATCAGACGCCGCCAACGCCCGGGCTGCGAGAGGGCGAGACGCAGCGCCGCCGGCGCGCCGAGGGAGTATCCAACCAGCGTCCGCCTTCCAAGATCCATGGTCCCCGGCTCACGCCGCTCGAGCAGTTCGATGCTCTTCCCAACGCGCGCGCCCAACTTCTCGGTGGGGCCGACCCACATCGCCCCACCGCCCGCGCACGCCGTCGGGCCCGGCGGGCACAAGAGCCACGACGAGCCGGTGGCTCCTTCGAACACTGGGCACTCCCACTCGGGCAGTGCACACATGCCGTGCAAGAACACGGTCAACGGCCGCTGCGCAGCAGGTGGCACGGGCGGGTGGTACCAGGCCGGCTGCTTGCCGCCGACCTCCAAGCTCCGAAAGCCTGGTGTGGTGTCACCGCTCGACGCCCCGAAGGCCGTCGCCATGAGGACCGCGAAGGTCGAGAGCGAGAGCGAGCGGGCCGACATGCGCTCTGCTAGCTTCGCACGGGCACATCTCCGGCACCACCGATGATCCCGCTACTGGAAAAGTCAGCGCCACCTCAGCTTCGCCGGAGCGACGGCTGGGCAGGGGGGGGGGGGGGGGGGGGGGGGGGGGGGGGGGGAGGGGGAGGGGGAGGGGGACGGGGGAAGAAAAGGGGGGGGGGGGGGGAGGGGGCGCGGGGGTTGCGGGAGGGGCCACACGGGGGGGGGGGGGCGGGGCGGGGGGGCGCGCGCCCGGGGGGGGGGGGGGGGGGGCGGGGCGGCGGGGGGGGGGCGGGCGGGGGGGGGGCGGGGGGGGGGGGGGGGCGGGGGGGGGGGGGGGGGGGCGGGGGGGGGGGGGGGCGCAGGAGCTCAACCGCCGAGGTCGAGCTCGAGTTCCGCCCACTGGGTGCTCGGCGTCAACGCCTGGAGCTCGGGATCTTGCGCAGCAACTTCGTGCAGGCGTACGGCACCTTTCACGGAACCGTGACTCCCGCGGGTCTCGCTTCGGCAGAGGTCGACGGCGTGTTCGGCGTGGTCGAGAATCACGACGCGCTGTGGTGAAGCGCGCCGCGCGCCAGTTGCTGGCGCGTTCCCTCCTTGTCACCGACGCGCGGGGGCGCGAGCATCGAGGCAGATGTTCTTGGTAGCGCTCACGCGCTGGGGCTCCGCGGCCAGGCCCCCGAGCCCGCCAGAGCCGGCGTTGCTCGAGGCCGAGCTCGCGGCGCTCGGGCCCCTGCTCGGCAAGGCACCCTACGAGCTGCGACTCGCCCTCTCGGCCCCCTTGCCGGTGGTGTTGCTCGCGACCTCGGACGCGGACAGCGCCCGACGGCTCTTGGCCTCGCTGCGCAGCCGCGAGCATGGCGCCGTCGCCTGTGACGCGGCGAGCGTCGGGGCCTCGGCCGACATGCTGCAACCGAAGACGTTCGAGCTCGGTGGCGATGCGCTTTCCTTCGAGACGCCGGGCGTGGGCAAATCGACGCTCGTTTACAGCGACGTGCTGGCGCTGCTCGTTGCGACCCACGCCAGGGAAGAAGAGAGCACCACCGAGCGCAGCGAGAAGAAGATGGCCGTCGGTCGGGCGCTCCTGTCCGGTGGGCTGATTCGCTCGAAGACCACGACGGTCACCGAGCGCAGCGCGAGCCTGGAGACGGAGCGGGTGCTGTACGTGCTCTGCAAGAGCGGCACGGGGCACGCATTCTTGCGAGAGACCCGCCTTCACTACACCGGCCTCGGCGCCCGGATGGGCAAGAGCACCACGGAGAGCTTCACGACCCTGCTCGCGGTGCTCCGCGAGCGCATGCCGGGAGCGCGCTACGATGATCGACTGCTCAAACGGCGAGCGGCCAGCTCACTCAGCGTGTCGAAGAGCGGCTCGGCTCAAACGGTGAGCGCATCGAACGCCAGTGAGGTCGACACCGCTGCACATCTGTTGGCAGTGGCGTTCTTGCAGGGTCAGGCCTGATAGCGGCCCGAATCGGAGCGGCGTTCGCGCGTCGCGTGAGAGCACCAGCCTGAGCCCGACCGCTCCAGGCTGGCGCGCCAGGCGGGTGCACGCTCGCAACAGATGGGGTTTTCTCCCGGTATTTGCCCAATGCTGACGACGGCACAGGTCTCGCATTGG contains:
- a CDS encoding protein kinase, which produces MSETGPVMDLTVLGEIASGGMGAVELARLADRDGERFVAVKRMHPEYSRDTEFVRMFRDEIWLTGALSHPNVVGLVGFGEDNDGPYLVMEYVDGVALARIALTGRRADEPIPVELVAYAAARAAEGLHAAHILAGEDGRPLDIVHRDVTPSNILVGFDGSVKLTDFGIAKATGKSSHTRTGIIKGKIGYMSPEYAARKPVDGRADLYSLGIVMFELITGKLPFAAKGDLELLKLVAYANTPPLASLKEDVDPELAAIVDHLLVKDPGARLPDGAAVAAALDAWLAARGKDTSTLRQELSDYATRHAGTTRKKLASMLEDDASTVPGDADAPKRPRFETRTFTLFKRPKLRAPRESRPEPDDRPRTRRVAVSGYPPPPSDAPGIPALASGRGVHAARAHSSDDASVDAGARVSHAPPPVTSTSRHSSAVVGGVIVGSVAALVLVIASVLATSREPQSRDEPEPSQAIGATEPALPVSATEEPTQVSALAPEAPTSAASADFSAPGATASAAPKPAKSKPSPQAGKPKPSPGKVTGTNKGTKPCTPDSFDYPGCLKR
- a CDS encoding 3-phosphoglycerate dehydrogenase, translated to MSKHVVLATEKPFAAAARDQILAILKQAKYEAVALEKYSGKAPLVEAAKNADALIIRSDIVDKEVLAGASKLALVVRAGAGYDNVDIKTAKERGVAVMNTPGQNANAVAELVAGMMVMVARNLYDGTTGTELKGKTLGLHAFGAVGRAVAGIAKGFGMTVSAFDPFVGPEAMTALGVEPAASVEALYERCQYVSLHIPATTETKGSIGKARLLAMPKGATLINTARKEVINEPELLAVFEERPDFRYVSDIAPAAETLATLKEKYAARHYVTPVKLGAQTGEANVNAGLAAARQIVAFFENGERRFVVNP
- a CDS encoding YaeQ family protein; its protein translation is MALSATIYRWQVNVSDVDRGVYTTLDLRLARHPSENMRYLITRTLAYCLSYEEGIQFSKGGISSTDEPPISVYDPTGLLLAWIDIGSPAAERLHKASKAAPKVLLYTTSDLALLRKDAAGIHKVAAIEVFFIDPRLVDALEAKLDRNSSFELTHTDGHLYVTVAGATLDGSVERQSLVEPS
- a CDS encoding four helix bundle protein, yielding MSWPSSIARTGRGRQLRRCSASVGLNLAEGMYSRGRNRAAKYHVALGSAREMLACLELADAFGYVAPLDDEMRGTFNRIIGSLVRLVERAG
- a CDS encoding DUF2804 family protein → MREGPHGGGGAGRGGARPGGGGGGRGGGGGAGGGGAGGGGGRGGGGGGGGGGGRRSSTAEVELEFRPLGARRQRLELGILRSNFVQAYGTFHGTVTPAGLASAEVDGVFGVVENHDALW
- a CDS encoding TIGR02265 family protein, with protein sequence MIPNGSIRGSVVLSRLALVRRTKGDEAVKRVIGALPEADQKLFGGSVQSGGWYPFDAGERMDAAIAAELGGGDELFKQFGARSAEFNLGDTQKLFVEGQDPHGLLRSASAIYRLYYDTGSRTYHAQGAKKAILRTLQSKTYSTYDCLTVIGWHEKAIEMCGGRSPRVTHSKCRARGDDFCEYICEWG
- a CDS encoding sigma 54-dependent Fis family transcriptional regulator, whose product is MSEGPTRARPLPTVVRYAKVRATVTRGPNKGLYFESAGTQIRIGTAAENDLVLTDDTVSRRHAEMQPTPLGMRVRDVESTNGIVLGGVRLKDGFVTGDFQIALGETWIAVQWLGETVDREQVQTDRFGDVLGRAPSMRELFADLERIAPSEVSLLIEGETGTGKDLIAESVHAESARSSGPFVVFDCGAVAPTMVESELFGHERGAFTGAHATHLGVFEQANGGTLFIDEIGELPLELQPKLLRALEKREIRRVGGRSTIGVDVRIIAATNRNLRSEIQQNRFRQDLYFRLATTHAAVPPLRDRMEDLELLVEWFLSLESPPRRLADVPAHVWEMFKAHRWPGNVRELRNAVQRLTVTPDRPLHHDQMQSAPGPAGGVPARSWFVDGSVVPLRVARREAGDDFELAYLEFVLQRSGGNVTRAAALSEVSRQMMQKLMRKHGMGEGR
- a CDS encoding AEC family transporter, producing MANLLLVLVCLVAGALARMSGRLPASTPEVLTRVVIDLALPALTLVTLQKLSLGPGGLTELGAALATPVLIFAVAWLLLGLAGRVLGWSRKVTACLLLTAGLANTSFVGFPLIEALYGPAGLARAILVDQGQFLVLATAGIVTAGWGRGEARPSVTALLRRLIAFPPFVAFVLAVALRGTTFPPFLTALLEKLAQLVVPLALLAVGWQLRVDMRGLRKHARPLGLGLVVRLFVAPLIVMLVFRRVLGMSGLVADVAITEAAMAPMITGAILAMESELEPRLATLMVGVGVPLSLVTVPAWAWVLGLP